A segment of the Burkholderia sp. PAMC 26561 genome:
GCCGGAATCTTTACTATCGCGTGCGGCATTCTCACGCCCGACTCGCCGCTTGCGTGGGTCCTGCTCGTGGTGTTTGTGTATGGCGTTGCACGTTCAATGCAGTTCTCGCTGCTCGCCACGCTGGCTTATGCCGACGTCGGCCAGCCGCAAATGAGCGCCGCGAGCACGTTATGGAGCGCGGCTGCGCAAATGACAATCGGCCTGGGCATTGCTTATGGCGCGGTAGCGTTGCGCGCGGGCGCTGCGATCAACGGTGAAACGACCGGCACCGAAAGTCTTCATTTTTCACTCGATGACTTCAGGCTCGCGTTTCTCTTCGCGGGCGTGCTGACTCTGGTTTCCGTCTATGGATACTTCAAGGTCGCGCGCGATGCAGGGCAGAGCGTAGGTGGCGGATCGATGCGTCAGGATGCATCGCAGAAAAGCAGTTGACGCGAACAAGCTCATGATCCGCAACCCCGATCCGCACACATGGATGTCATTGGCGCTCGCCGAGCGCGGTGTGCGGCGCTTCGGGCCGGGAGAGACGAATCCACGCATCGTGGCATATAACGCGCATACGAATCTTGCTGGCTATGACGACAAGGTCTCGTGGTGCGCGTCGTTCGTGAACTGGTGCATGGCGAATGCGGGTTATGGCGGCACAGGGTCAGCGCTTGCACGTTCGTGGCTTGAGTGGGGACGCGTGCTCGATCAGCCGGAGTATGGATGCATTGCCGTGCTCTCACGCGACGATCCGGCCAGCTGGAAGGGGCACGTCGGCTTTTATCTGCGCCATGACGACGACGCCGTATATCTGCTCGGCGGCAATCAACTGGACGAAGTGCGCGAGCTCGCCTACCCGCTTGCCGATGTACTCGGCTACAGGTGGCCAGACCCGGTTTGATCGAGCCTGGCAGGCACTGGATCACGGCAGCAGACGCAACGCTTGGCGCCGTCCGGATCACGAAAATAAGCGCGACCATGATCCGTAACGCCAACGTAGACATGTGAAAGCATTGCAACATCCTATGATCAACCCGCAGCATGTCAGCAGTTTGAAATGAGACACGCCTGACGGCGTAAGGTTGGCCCCCGACGCAAGCGGCCATGGCAAATGTCACGTCATCGATTGCAACCGAGTGTATGAATTGTGAAGCAGGTCATCCATGCTTCGTGCGTCGACGTTATATATGTACGCAAAATCATAATTCCGGAGATGCACCAATGACCCCACGCCTGCGCCGAACTCATGCCGCCGTATTGACCGCCACCGCATTGGTCGCGGTTTTATCGACACCCGCCTGGGCGCAACAAGCCGTACCGTCTCCTACCGCGCCCGGTGCCGCGGCAAGCGATCCACCCGGCCGCGTTGCACGCCTGAACTACTTCAACGGCAACGTGACAATGGAACCTGCGGGCGAAACCGAATGGTCCTACGCGCAACTCAACCGGCCGCTGACCACGGGCGATCAGGTCTGGACGGACAACGGCGCGCGGGCGGAACTTCATATCGGGTCGACGGCGTTACGGCTCAACCAGCAAACGGCGTTGAGCATGGTTGATATCGACGATGCCACCCTGCAGCTCAAGGTCACGCAAGGGTCACTGTCCGCGCATGTGCGCGCGTTGCCTCCCGGGCAGAACATCGAGATCGATACGCCGAACGTTGCCTTGCAGGCATCGAGCGCGGCCGAATTTCGTGTCGATGTCGCGCCCGATGGCAACTCCACCACGGTAACGCTGCGAAGCGGCAGTGCCATGCTGTACGGCGATGGCGGCTCGTTGCAGATGACCGCCGGCCAGCAAGTCAGATTCACCGGCGTGAACCTGCAGCAACAAGCGGCCGGACCGGCGCCGGGCCTCGACGCATTCGATCAGTGGATCATAAGCCGCGACAGGCTGGAAGATGCTTCGGTATCCGCACGATATGTATCGCGTGAAATCCCGGGCTATGAAGACCTCGACGCAAATGGCACATGGCGCACTGATCCATCCTATGGCGAGGTGTGGGTGCCGACGGTGGGGGTATCGGCGAACTGGGCGCCTTATCGCGAGGGCCACTGGACATGGATTGCGCCGTGGGGTTGGACTTGGGTCGATGACGCCCCGTGGGGATTTGCACCGTTCCACTATGGACGCTGGGCGTACCTCGGCAATGCGTGGGCATGGGTGCCGGGGCCGGTGGTTGCCGCGCGTCCCGTGTATGCGCCCGCGCTGGTCGCGTTTGTGGGCGGTGGCGGTGGTTCCCATTGGGGTGTCGATCTTGCGATAGGCGGCGCGGTGGGTGCGGGTGTTGCCTGGTTTGCGCTCGGGCCGCACGAGCCTTGGCATCCGGGTTCGGGATACA
Coding sequences within it:
- a CDS encoding TIGR02594 family protein: MSLALAERGVRRFGPGETNPRIVAYNAHTNLAGYDDKVSWCASFVNWCMANAGYGGTGSALARSWLEWGRVLDQPEYGCIAVLSRDDPASWKGHVGFYLRHDDDAVYLLGGNQLDEVRELAYPLADVLGYRWPDPV
- a CDS encoding DUF6600 domain-containing protein, giving the protein MTPRLRRTHAAVLTATALVAVLSTPAWAQQAVPSPTAPGAAASDPPGRVARLNYFNGNVTMEPAGETEWSYAQLNRPLTTGDQVWTDNGARAELHIGSTALRLNQQTALSMVDIDDATLQLKVTQGSLSAHVRALPPGQNIEIDTPNVALQASSAAEFRVDVAPDGNSTTVTLRSGSAMLYGDGGSLQMTAGQQVRFTGVNLQQQAAGPAPGLDAFDQWIISRDRLEDASVSARYVSREIPGYEDLDANGTWRTDPSYGEVWVPTVGVSANWAPYREGHWTWIAPWGWTWVDDAPWGFAPFHYGRWAYLGNAWAWVPGPVVAARPVYAPALVAFVGGGGGSHWGVDLAIGGAVGAGVAWFALGPHEPWHPGSGYSPSYYNRVNNNVNVHNTTIVNNITNVHNTYINQRVPGAIVAVPANTFVHGQPVAQAARGLTPEQIGRAQIGAGTPGIAPVRGSFTGGMRTASAGVPPQVAQRQVVATRAPAVPAAYRDTLAQRFASGGGHVEGAGEPIVRTTVPAAFSRPINRNAPAAPEGYRLVSRTASRPVTSQGAPTRNVGQNVPQEEGHNPQAAQPAQPHPPLAAQGGAPRPFVNNAAHDPADHAPRPEQQNEAQGARQAQPQAQSQSQPHALNELAPHALKGPQSEPRPEPRPEARPEHEAPHATPPVQHADSHPQPARPPEHEQHQEHQEHQEHHDEHAK